One part of the Streptomyces nigra genome encodes these proteins:
- a CDS encoding MEDS domain-containing protein, with translation MTSQADPGPGPFDHRMAVFGSDEEFLAQALPFLAEGLAAPHEPPPVVIAAPGNLDLLRDTLGPGTGDIGLVPHTEWYSGSAANAIAQGAGHLAAHAGPGGRIHLLMEPVWGGRAGRSPRETAEWIRYEALANLLFAPLATTALCAYDARIAGAAIVAAARRTHPDTPVYEDPLRIAAELDAVPLPAPPADAERLPGPAPAAGAVRTWATVQGLAPADAEVFATAVAEAAAALGPLDRALLWADGPACVCELRPVRRVDDPLAGFVPPPDTAPGQGKGLWFARQVCAYVDVRDEPDGASVRLQYG, from the coding sequence ATGACCTCCCAGGCCGACCCCGGACCCGGTCCGTTCGACCACCGCATGGCCGTCTTCGGCTCCGACGAGGAGTTCCTGGCCCAGGCGCTGCCGTTCCTCGCCGAGGGGCTCGCCGCGCCGCACGAACCGCCGCCCGTGGTCATCGCCGCCCCCGGCAACCTGGACCTGCTGCGGGACACCCTCGGGCCCGGCACCGGCGACATCGGACTCGTCCCGCACACCGAGTGGTACTCGGGCTCCGCCGCCAACGCGATCGCGCAGGGCGCCGGTCACCTCGCCGCGCACGCCGGCCCCGGTGGCCGGATCCATCTGCTGATGGAGCCCGTGTGGGGCGGCCGCGCCGGCCGCTCGCCCCGCGAGACCGCCGAGTGGATCCGCTACGAGGCCCTGGCCAACCTGCTGTTCGCCCCGCTCGCCACCACCGCGCTGTGCGCCTACGACGCCCGGATCGCCGGTGCCGCCATCGTCGCCGCCGCCCGCCGCACCCACCCCGACACCCCCGTGTACGAGGACCCGCTGCGGATCGCCGCCGAACTGGACGCCGTACCGCTCCCCGCCCCGCCCGCCGACGCCGAGCGCCTCCCCGGTCCGGCCCCCGCCGCCGGTGCCGTCCGCACCTGGGCGACCGTGCAGGGGCTGGCCCCGGCCGACGCGGAGGTGTTCGCGACGGCCGTCGCCGAGGCGGCCGCCGCCCTCGGCCCCCTCGACCGGGCCCTGCTGTGGGCCGACGGCCCGGCCTGCGTCTGCGAACTGCGGCCCGTGCGCCGCGTCGACGACCCGCTGGCGGGCTTCGTACCGCCGCCGGACACCGCACCCGGGCAGGGCAAAGGCCTGTGGTTCGCCCGCCAGGTGTGCGCCTACGTGGACGTCCGCGACGAGCCGGACGGGGCGAGCGTCCGGCTCCAGTACGGATGA
- a CDS encoding Nramp family divalent metal transporter has protein sequence MADTTGSTEATPVGAADSRPRKSSWRYIGPGIVVAATGVGAGDLVATLIAGSNFGYTLLWAAIIGCLVKISLAEAAGRWHLSTGRTLFDGWASLGRWTTWFFGAYVVVWGFVYGAAAMSSSALPLQALFPNVMDLEWWAIACGLTGLVFVWFNKYAVFEKVMTVLVGVMFVVTVYLAIRVTPNLGDAFAGLLPVLPDEKDSILNTLGLIGGVGGTITLAAYGYWVNAKGWTDTGWMKVMRLDNRVAYITTGIFVVAMLFVGAELLHSANVAIASGDKGLLQLGDILEDEYGTATAKFFLIGFFATSYTSLIGVWHGVSLMFADFVARYRGESAQKGEKVASGARERSWPFRAYLLWLTFPPMVLLFQGQPFRLIILYGVLGAAFLPFLAGTLLWLLNSARTPAPWRNGLLSNAMLTIAGLLFLVLCVKQIWDQPWADFF, from the coding sequence ATGGCGGACACCACGGGAAGCACAGAGGCAACACCGGTCGGCGCGGCGGACTCCCGGCCCCGTAAGTCCAGTTGGCGGTACATCGGGCCCGGCATCGTCGTGGCCGCGACCGGGGTCGGCGCCGGCGACCTGGTCGCCACGCTCATCGCGGGCAGCAACTTCGGCTACACCCTGCTGTGGGCCGCGATCATCGGCTGTCTGGTCAAGATCTCGCTCGCCGAGGCCGCCGGACGCTGGCATCTGTCCACCGGCCGCACCCTCTTCGACGGCTGGGCCTCCCTGGGCCGCTGGACCACCTGGTTCTTCGGCGCCTACGTCGTGGTCTGGGGCTTCGTCTACGGGGCGGCCGCGATGTCGTCGAGCGCCCTGCCCCTGCAGGCGCTGTTCCCGAACGTGATGGACCTGGAGTGGTGGGCCATCGCCTGCGGCCTGACCGGCCTGGTGTTCGTCTGGTTCAACAAGTACGCGGTGTTCGAGAAGGTCATGACCGTCCTGGTGGGCGTCATGTTCGTCGTCACCGTCTATCTCGCGATCCGTGTCACGCCGAACCTCGGGGACGCCTTCGCGGGCCTGCTGCCCGTGCTGCCCGACGAGAAGGACTCGATCCTCAACACCCTCGGTCTGATCGGCGGCGTCGGCGGCACCATCACGCTGGCCGCGTACGGCTACTGGGTCAACGCCAAGGGCTGGACGGACACCGGCTGGATGAAGGTGATGCGGCTCGACAACCGGGTCGCCTACATCACCACCGGCATCTTCGTCGTCGCGATGCTCTTCGTCGGCGCCGAACTGCTCCACTCGGCGAACGTGGCCATCGCGAGCGGCGACAAGGGCCTGCTCCAGCTCGGCGACATCCTGGAGGACGAGTACGGCACGGCGACCGCGAAGTTCTTCCTGATCGGCTTCTTCGCCACGTCGTACACCTCACTGATCGGCGTCTGGCACGGCGTGAGCCTGATGTTCGCGGACTTCGTCGCCCGCTACCGGGGCGAGAGCGCGCAGAAGGGCGAGAAGGTCGCCTCCGGTGCCCGCGAACGCTCCTGGCCGTTCCGCGCGTACCTGCTGTGGCTGACCTTCCCGCCCATGGTCCTGCTGTTCCAGGGCCAGCCCTTCCGCCTGATCATCCTCTACGGCGTACTGGGCGCGGCCTTCCTGCCGTTCCTCGCGGGCACCCTGCTCTGGCTCCTCAACTCCGCCCGTACGCCCGCGCCGTGGCGCAACGGGCTGCTCAGCAACGCCATGCTGACGATCGCCGGACTGCTGTTCCTGGTCCTGTGCGTCAAGCAGATCTGGGACCAGCCCTGGGCGGACTTCTTCTAG
- a CDS encoding SigE family RNA polymerase sigma factor: MRQPRADEYARFAAARAGHLYRSACLLTAGDTHLAEDLVQETLGRIYVRWGRISRVDNPAGYAQTVLTRAFLAHQRRRSSTERATGAIPDRAAADGDLPLRLTLLQALARLPAKDRAVVVLRYWEDRSVEETADVMNASSAAVRTRCTRALGRLRELLGEELGEYAAR, translated from the coding sequence ATGAGACAGCCGCGCGCCGACGAGTACGCGCGGTTCGCGGCGGCCAGGGCCGGGCATCTGTACCGCTCGGCCTGTCTGCTGACGGCCGGGGACACCCATCTCGCCGAGGACCTCGTCCAGGAGACCCTCGGCCGGATCTACGTCCGCTGGGGACGGATCTCCCGGGTGGACAACCCGGCCGGCTACGCGCAGACCGTCCTCACCCGCGCCTTCCTCGCCCACCAGCGGCGGCGCAGCAGCACCGAGCGGGCCACCGGCGCCATCCCCGACCGGGCGGCGGCCGACGGAGACCTGCCGCTGCGGCTGACGCTGCTCCAGGCGCTGGCCCGGCTGCCCGCCAAGGACCGGGCGGTCGTCGTGCTGCGCTACTGGGAGGACCGCTCGGTCGAGGAGACCGCCGACGTCATGAACGCCAGCTCGGCCGCCGTGCGCACCCGGTGCACCCGGGCACTGGGCCGGCTGCGCGAACTCCTCGGCGAGGAACTCGGCGAGTACGCCGCCCGCTGA
- a CDS encoding chitinase, protein MFTNRSRGFPGRAARLCAALAASALSLTLLGAGQASAADVNNARNAGFESGLTNWTCTANSGTTVTSPVHGGATALKATPAGQDNARCSQSVAVKPNSTYTLSAWVQGGYTYLGVTGTGTTDVSTWTPDSAGWKQLSTTFTTGGSTSSVTVYTHGWYGQAAYFADDISVFGPDGGGGTDPAPTVPGVPGGLSVSGRTSSSVSLAWNTVSGATGYNVYRNGTKVTAVGGTSATVTGLAPSTSYSFQVTATNAAGESGKSATVTGTTTATPTGPALPKHAVTGYWQNFNNGAAVQKLADVQSQYDIIAVAFADAAGTPGAVTFNLDSAGLGGYAVDQFKADIRAKQAAGKKVIVSVGGERGTVAVNDSASAANFANSVYALMQEYGFDGVDIDLENGLNATYMTQALRSLSAKAGSSLIITMAPQTIDMQSTSNAYFQTALNIKDILTVVNMQYYNSGSMLGCDGKVYSQGSVDFLTALACIQLEGGLAPSQVGLGLPASTRGAGSGYVSPAIVNNALDCLAKGTNCGTFKPSRTYPDLRGAMTWSTNWDATAGNAWSNAVGPHVHSLP, encoded by the coding sequence ATGTTCACCAACAGATCCCGGGGCTTCCCCGGACGGGCGGCGCGCCTGTGTGCGGCTCTCGCCGCCTCGGCCCTCTCCCTGACCCTCCTCGGCGCCGGTCAGGCGTCCGCGGCGGACGTCAACAACGCCAGGAACGCCGGCTTCGAGTCCGGCCTGACCAACTGGACCTGTACCGCGAACAGCGGCACCACGGTCACCTCACCCGTGCACGGCGGCGCCACGGCACTCAAGGCGACGCCCGCCGGGCAGGACAACGCCCGGTGCAGCCAGAGCGTGGCCGTGAAGCCCAACTCGACCTACACGCTCAGCGCATGGGTCCAGGGCGGCTACACCTACCTCGGCGTGACCGGCACCGGCACGACCGACGTGTCGACCTGGACGCCGGACTCGGCGGGCTGGAAGCAGCTCTCGACGACGTTCACCACCGGCGGCTCCACCAGCTCGGTGACGGTCTACACCCACGGCTGGTACGGCCAGGCGGCCTACTTCGCCGACGACATCTCTGTGTTCGGGCCGGACGGCGGCGGGGGCACCGACCCCGCTCCGACGGTCCCCGGCGTCCCGGGCGGGCTCAGCGTCTCGGGCCGCACCAGCTCCTCGGTCTCCCTGGCCTGGAACACGGTCTCCGGCGCCACCGGCTACAACGTCTACCGCAACGGCACCAAGGTGACGGCGGTCGGCGGCACCTCGGCGACGGTCACCGGCCTCGCGCCCTCCACGTCGTACTCCTTCCAGGTCACCGCCACCAACGCGGCGGGTGAGTCCGGGAAGTCGGCGACCGTGACCGGCACGACCACGGCGACCCCGACGGGGCCCGCACTGCCCAAGCACGCGGTGACCGGCTACTGGCAGAACTTCAACAACGGCGCGGCCGTGCAGAAGCTGGCCGACGTGCAGTCCCAGTACGACATCATCGCCGTCGCCTTCGCCGACGCGGCCGGGACACCGGGCGCGGTCACCTTCAACCTGGACTCGGCCGGGCTCGGCGGCTACGCCGTCGACCAGTTCAAGGCGGACATCCGGGCCAAGCAGGCCGCCGGGAAGAAGGTCATCGTCTCGGTCGGCGGCGAGCGCGGCACGGTCGCCGTGAACGACTCCGCCTCGGCGGCGAACTTCGCGAACTCGGTGTACGCGCTGATGCAGGAGTACGGCTTCGACGGCGTCGACATCGACCTGGAGAACGGCCTCAACGCCACCTACATGACCCAGGCGCTGCGGTCCCTGTCGGCGAAGGCGGGCTCGTCGCTGATCATCACGATGGCGCCGCAGACCATCGACATGCAGTCGACGTCGAACGCGTACTTCCAGACGGCGCTGAACATCAAGGACATCCTCACCGTCGTCAACATGCAGTACTACAACAGCGGTTCGATGCTGGGCTGCGACGGCAAGGTCTACAGCCAGGGCTCGGTGGACTTCCTGACCGCCCTGGCCTGCATCCAGCTGGAGGGCGGACTGGCCCCGTCCCAGGTCGGCCTGGGCCTGCCCGCCTCCACCCGGGGCGCGGGCAGCGGCTATGTGTCGCCGGCGATCGTGAACAACGCCCTGGACTGCCTCGCCAAGGGCACGAACTGCGGCACGTTCAAGCCGTCCCGGACCTACCCCGACCTGCGGGGCGCGATGACCTGGTCCACCAACTGGGACGCGACCGCGGGCAACGCCTGGTCCAACGCGGTGGGACCGCACGTCCACTCCCTGCCGTAG
- the cpaB gene encoding Flp pilus assembly protein CpaB — MNSRQRRGVILLLLSVLCALGAFAGVLSVVSDVKSKVGPETTAYRLTRDVAPYTPLGAAQFEKIQMPERWLSPNAVTDLREIRGKIAVTTLKEGSLLQSDMVVDQPALKADEQELAIMIDAATGVAGKITPGATVNVYATFEGRRDGDPDQSKLIVANARVIDVGDLTSLQPDRDDRDRRTVEAVPITFALKTVDAQRITYAESFADEVRLALVAPGAASDIAPSDRTYELAKDK; from the coding sequence ATGAACTCCCGTCAGCGCCGCGGCGTGATACTCCTGCTTCTGTCGGTCCTGTGCGCCCTGGGCGCCTTCGCCGGCGTGCTGTCCGTCGTCAGCGACGTGAAGTCCAAGGTCGGCCCCGAGACCACCGCCTACCGGCTCACCCGCGACGTGGCCCCCTACACCCCGCTCGGCGCGGCCCAGTTCGAGAAGATCCAGATGCCCGAGCGGTGGCTGTCCCCGAACGCCGTCACCGACCTGCGCGAGATCCGCGGCAAGATCGCCGTCACCACGCTCAAGGAGGGCTCCCTCCTCCAGAGCGACATGGTCGTCGACCAGCCCGCCCTCAAGGCCGACGAGCAGGAACTCGCCATCATGATCGACGCGGCCACCGGCGTCGCCGGCAAGATCACCCCCGGCGCCACGGTCAACGTCTACGCCACCTTCGAGGGCCGGCGCGACGGCGACCCCGACCAGTCCAAGCTGATCGTGGCCAACGCCCGCGTCATCGACGTCGGCGACCTGACCTCCCTGCAGCCCGACCGCGACGACCGGGACCGCCGTACCGTCGAGGCCGTCCCCATCACCTTCGCGCTGAAGACCGTGGACGCCCAGCGCATCACCTACGCCGAGTCGTTCGCCGACGAGGTCCGGCTCGCCCTGGTGGCCCCGGGCGCCGCCTCCGACATCGCCCCGTCGGACCGCACGTACGAACTCGCCAAGGACAAGTGA
- a CDS encoding AAA family ATPase encodes MPTRILPAVGDADAVRSLTTLLSQLPDAEPVAPVTDSTQLVDTLARLAAESVDELPEVVVVHERIGPVPALELIREVALRFPAVGVVLVTSDASPGLFQAAMDHGARGLVALPLHYEELASRVNAVAQWSVGVRRHLGAGGDVFAGTGGTVVTVSGAKGGVGATLTAIQLALAAQASGRSTALLDMDLQTGDVASYLDIQFRRSVADLAAITDISPRVLADAVFRHDTGVALLLAPGDGERGEEVTDRAARHIVGALRSRYEVVVVDCGAQLSGASAAAVEMADTALLVTTPDVLAVRGAKRAVRMWDRLQIRKAEETTIVVNRHTRSAEIQPALVQRITGTAVAATAVPANYKELQGAVDAGRVHELDAKSSVKQALWALAGELGLVKGTEGAVQRRGGRARGGERARGGERPAVTFRRRKEIGR; translated from the coding sequence ATGCCCACGAGGATCCTCCCGGCCGTCGGCGACGCGGACGCGGTCCGTTCCCTCACCACCCTGCTCAGCCAGCTCCCCGACGCCGAGCCGGTCGCCCCCGTCACCGACTCCACGCAGCTCGTCGACACCCTCGCCCGCCTCGCCGCCGAGTCCGTCGACGAGCTGCCCGAGGTCGTCGTCGTCCACGAGCGCATCGGGCCCGTACCGGCCCTGGAGCTCATCCGCGAGGTCGCCCTGCGCTTCCCCGCCGTCGGCGTCGTCCTCGTCACCTCCGACGCGAGCCCCGGCCTCTTCCAGGCCGCCATGGACCACGGCGCCCGCGGCCTGGTCGCGCTGCCCCTGCACTACGAGGAACTCGCCAGCCGCGTCAACGCCGTGGCCCAGTGGTCGGTGGGCGTACGGCGGCACCTGGGCGCCGGAGGCGACGTGTTCGCCGGGACCGGCGGTACCGTCGTCACGGTCAGCGGCGCCAAGGGCGGCGTGGGCGCGACCCTCACCGCCATCCAGCTCGCCCTCGCCGCGCAGGCGTCGGGCCGGAGCACCGCCCTGCTCGACATGGACCTGCAGACCGGTGACGTCGCCTCCTACCTGGACATCCAGTTCCGGCGCTCGGTCGCCGACCTCGCCGCCATCACCGACATCTCGCCGCGCGTCCTCGCGGACGCCGTGTTCCGCCACGACACCGGGGTCGCGCTGCTCCTCGCCCCCGGCGACGGCGAGCGCGGCGAGGAGGTCACCGACCGGGCCGCCCGGCACATCGTCGGCGCGCTGCGCTCCCGGTACGAGGTGGTCGTCGTCGACTGCGGGGCCCAGCTCAGCGGCGCGAGCGCGGCCGCCGTCGAGATGGCCGACACCGCGCTCCTCGTCACCACCCCGGACGTGCTCGCGGTGCGCGGCGCCAAGCGCGCCGTCCGGATGTGGGACCGCCTGCAGATCCGCAAGGCGGAGGAGACCACCATCGTCGTCAACCGGCACACCCGGTCCGCGGAGATCCAGCCCGCCCTGGTCCAGCGCATCACCGGCACCGCGGTCGCCGCCACCGCCGTCCCGGCCAACTACAAGGAGCTGCAGGGCGCCGTCGACGCCGGCCGGGTGCACGAACTGGACGCCAAGTCGAGCGTCAAGCAGGCCCTGTGGGCCCTCGCGGGCGAACTGGGCCTGGTGAAGGGCACCGAGGGCGCCGTCCAGCGGCGCGGCGGCCGGGCCAGGGGAGGGGAGCGGGCGCGCGGCGGGGAGCGGCCCGCGGTGACGTTCCGGCGGCGCAAGGAGATAGGGCGGTGA
- a CDS encoding pilus assembly protein: protein MTPLILLTLIVLWQCVLVGYTYTLAGHAADEAVRAGTAADPGARDAACQEAGLEDLPGAWTGEVECATGGGLVTADVRLEVPVLFPGSIGFPFTVDGHAGAVEEERGD, encoded by the coding sequence ATGACCCCGCTCATCCTGCTGACACTGATCGTGCTGTGGCAGTGCGTCCTGGTCGGCTACACGTACACCCTCGCCGGGCACGCCGCCGACGAGGCGGTGCGGGCCGGCACGGCCGCGGACCCCGGCGCCCGGGACGCCGCGTGCCAGGAGGCCGGGCTCGAGGATCTGCCGGGCGCCTGGACCGGAGAGGTGGAGTGCGCCACCGGCGGCGGTCTGGTGACGGCCGACGTGCGCCTGGAGGTGCCCGTGCTCTTCCCCGGGTCCATCGGGTTCCCGTTCACGGTCGACGGCCACGCCGGCGCCGTCGAGGAGGAGAGGGGCGACTGA
- a CDS encoding TadE/TadG family type IV pilus assembly protein, which translates to MAYGRKNRDRGQVALEYLGFVPLLILVALAGIQLGLIAYAAQQAGTAARAGARAASLDESAQEACSAAVSEWLEVSCPPALGGDEVTVTATVEIPSIVPGWEFDPAEKTAIMPLDH; encoded by the coding sequence ATGGCGTACGGCAGGAAGAACCGCGACCGCGGACAGGTCGCCCTCGAATACCTCGGGTTCGTCCCGCTGCTGATCCTCGTCGCCCTGGCCGGCATCCAGCTCGGCCTCATCGCCTACGCCGCCCAGCAGGCCGGCACCGCGGCCCGGGCCGGGGCCCGCGCCGCCTCCCTGGACGAGAGCGCGCAGGAGGCCTGCTCCGCCGCGGTCAGCGAATGGCTGGAGGTCAGCTGCCCGCCCGCCCTGGGCGGCGACGAGGTCACCGTCACGGCGACGGTCGAGATCCCGTCGATCGTCCCCGGCTGGGAATTCGACCCCGCCGAGAAGACCGCGATCATGCCGCTCGACCACTGA
- a CDS encoding CpaF family protein, whose translation MSLRSRITTPEENGGRGEDGHLVASYRAKLLQEIDLAEMSSLAAAERRARLERVLGHIISREGPVLSTSERSQLIRRVVDEALGLGILEPLLEDASITEIMVNGPDAIFVERGGRVEQLPLRFASHDQLMQTIERIVSTVNRRVDESNPMVDARLPSGERVNVIIPPLSLSGATLTIRRFPRSFTLHEMTGLGSLDEPMVFLLAGLVQAKFNVIVSGATGTGKTTLLNALSGLIPAHERIITIEDSAELQLQQAHVIRLESRPPNVEGKGQVTIRDLVRNSLRMRPDRIVVGEVRGGESLDMLQAMSTGHDGSLATVHANSAEDALMRLKTLASMSEVAVPFEALHDQINSAVDVIIQLTRFPDGARRITEIAVLDSHGAEPYRLVTVARFNAQPMTPDGRVHGAFACHPLPRRTADRLYMANQPIPQAFGVAASPLELATREAR comes from the coding sequence ATGAGCCTGAGGTCACGCATCACCACCCCCGAGGAGAACGGCGGCCGGGGCGAGGACGGCCACCTCGTCGCCTCCTACCGCGCCAAGCTCCTCCAGGAGATCGACCTCGCCGAGATGAGCTCGCTGGCCGCGGCCGAGCGCCGGGCCCGCCTGGAGCGGGTGCTCGGGCACATCATCAGCCGCGAGGGCCCGGTGCTGTCCACCTCCGAGCGCTCCCAGCTGATCCGCCGGGTCGTCGACGAGGCCCTCGGCCTCGGCATCCTCGAACCGCTCCTGGAGGACGCGTCGATCACCGAGATCATGGTGAACGGACCCGACGCGATCTTCGTCGAACGCGGCGGCCGCGTCGAGCAGTTGCCGCTCCGCTTCGCCTCCCACGACCAGCTGATGCAGACCATCGAGCGGATCGTCTCCACCGTGAACCGCCGGGTCGACGAGTCCAACCCGATGGTGGACGCCCGGCTGCCGTCCGGCGAGCGCGTCAACGTCATCATCCCGCCGCTCTCCCTCAGCGGCGCCACCCTCACCATCCGCCGCTTCCCGCGCTCCTTCACGCTGCACGAGATGACCGGCCTCGGCTCCCTCGACGAGCCCATGGTGTTCCTGCTGGCCGGCCTCGTGCAGGCCAAGTTCAACGTCATCGTCTCCGGCGCCACCGGCACCGGGAAGACGACCCTGCTGAACGCCCTGTCCGGCCTGATCCCCGCCCACGAGCGCATCATCACCATCGAGGACTCCGCCGAACTCCAGCTCCAGCAGGCCCATGTGATCCGCCTGGAGTCCCGCCCGCCGAACGTCGAGGGCAAGGGGCAGGTCACCATCCGCGACCTGGTCCGCAACTCCCTGCGGATGCGCCCCGACCGGATCGTCGTCGGCGAGGTGCGCGGCGGCGAGTCCCTCGACATGCTCCAGGCGATGTCGACCGGCCACGACGGCTCGCTGGCCACCGTGCACGCCAACAGCGCCGAGGACGCCCTGATGCGGCTGAAGACCCTCGCGTCCATGTCCGAGGTCGCCGTCCCCTTCGAGGCGCTGCACGACCAGATCAACAGCGCCGTCGACGTCATCATCCAGCTGACCCGCTTCCCGGACGGCGCCCGCCGCATCACCGAGATCGCCGTCCTCGACAGCCACGGGGCCGAGCCGTACCGGCTGGTCACGGTCGCGCGGTTCAACGCCCAGCCGATGACACCGGACGGCCGCGTCCACGGCGCCTTCGCCTGCCACCCGCTCCCGCGCCGCACCGCCGACCGCCTCTACATGGCGAACCAGCCGATCCCGCAGGCGTTCGGCGTCGCCGCGTCCCCGCTCGAGCTCGCCACCCGAGAGGCCAGGTAG
- a CDS encoding type II secretion system F family protein, whose amino-acid sequence MDLQTRITLTTGIALLTCVLAVLGVQAYAAGRARRQALVDRLTAAGQLADAGGRRRRFADLDRRLRRTRLGRRLELRLVATGLDITPGEFFVTMLAVVAGLWLVGQAALAPFFGPIAGLLGAWAAVQFLDWQRQKRIERFINQLPELARILANAAHAGLALRTAIGLAAEELEAPAGEELAKVSHQLALGASMDDALGELAERLPSRELVVLVTTLVLSNRAGGQVVSALRNLTETLEERKETRREVRTQLSQVSMTSYAVPVLGVGSLFLMNGVKDGALERMTGSPVGQAAVLIAFGLYALGFLLIRRLSRIDV is encoded by the coding sequence ATGGACCTGCAGACCCGCATCACGCTCACCACCGGCATCGCGCTGCTGACCTGCGTCCTGGCCGTGCTGGGCGTCCAGGCGTACGCCGCCGGACGGGCCCGCCGCCAGGCCCTGGTCGACCGTCTGACCGCGGCCGGTCAGCTCGCCGACGCCGGTGGCAGGCGCCGCCGCTTCGCCGACCTGGACCGCCGGCTGCGCCGCACCCGCCTGGGCCGTCGCCTCGAACTGCGGCTGGTCGCCACCGGACTGGACATCACCCCCGGCGAGTTCTTCGTGACCATGCTCGCCGTGGTGGCCGGCCTCTGGCTGGTCGGACAGGCCGCCCTCGCCCCCTTCTTCGGCCCCATCGCCGGACTGCTGGGCGCGTGGGCGGCCGTCCAGTTCCTCGACTGGCAACGGCAGAAACGCATCGAGCGCTTCATCAACCAGCTCCCCGAACTCGCCCGCATCCTGGCCAACGCCGCGCACGCGGGACTTGCCCTGCGCACCGCGATCGGCCTCGCCGCGGAGGAACTGGAGGCCCCCGCCGGGGAGGAGCTCGCCAAGGTCTCCCACCAGCTGGCGCTCGGCGCCTCCATGGACGACGCGCTCGGCGAACTCGCCGAACGCCTCCCCTCCCGCGAACTCGTCGTCCTGGTCACCACGCTGGTCCTGTCCAACCGGGCCGGTGGCCAGGTCGTCAGCGCCCTGCGGAACCTCACCGAGACCCTGGAGGAACGCAAGGAGACCCGGCGCGAGGTCCGCACCCAGCTCTCCCAGGTCAGCATGACGTCGTACGCCGTCCCCGTGCTCGGCGTCGGATCGCTGTTCCTGATGAACGGCGTCAAGGACGGCGCCCTGGAACGGATGACCGGCAGCCCTGTCGGACAGGCGGCCGTCCTGATCGCGTTCGGGCTGTACGCGCTCGGCTTCCTGCTGATCCGCCGCCTGTCGCGGATCGACGTCTGA
- a CDS encoding DUF5936 domain-containing protein, translating to MGIGLLLATVMALGVAGVFAGVRMYRAETKLPADLALALEVGATRTGAVDSLVDRMGMRYAPAVLRLMGPKLVARYRRKIDLAGNPGGLTIDRYAARRAVYGFLGAVGFLVFLLRGQPLVALLLLAFGAFWTEVGIWSAIRIRKDEIERTLPDFLDVLAVVVSAGLGFRQALDRVAGRYEGPWADELRITLRQMDLGMSRRQAFAELRRRNDSEQVAMFVTALQQGEELGAPIVDTLVALAKDMRRTDAQNARRKAARAVPRATLMITTFMVPATLILLGAGLLLGSGTDFGTLTGE from the coding sequence ATGGGAATCGGACTGCTTCTCGCCACCGTCATGGCCCTCGGCGTCGCCGGCGTCTTCGCCGGTGTCCGCATGTACCGGGCGGAGACCAAGCTCCCCGCCGACCTGGCGCTCGCGCTGGAGGTCGGCGCGACCCGCACCGGCGCCGTGGACTCCCTGGTCGACCGTATGGGCATGCGGTACGCCCCGGCCGTGCTGCGCCTCATGGGACCCAAGCTGGTCGCCCGGTACCGCCGCAAGATCGATCTCGCGGGCAACCCCGGCGGCCTGACCATCGACCGGTACGCGGCCCGCCGCGCCGTGTACGGCTTCCTCGGCGCCGTCGGCTTCCTGGTCTTCCTGCTGCGCGGACAGCCGCTGGTCGCGCTGCTGCTGCTCGCGTTCGGGGCCTTCTGGACGGAGGTCGGCATCTGGTCGGCCATCCGGATCAGGAAGGACGAGATCGAACGGACCCTGCCGGACTTCCTGGACGTCCTGGCCGTCGTGGTCAGCGCCGGCCTCGGCTTCCGCCAGGCCCTCGACCGCGTCGCCGGCCGGTACGAGGGTCCCTGGGCGGACGAACTGCGCATCACCCTGCGCCAGATGGACCTCGGCATGAGCCGCCGCCAGGCGTTCGCGGAACTGCGCCGCCGCAACGACTCCGAACAGGTCGCGATGTTCGTGACCGCGCTCCAGCAGGGCGAGGAACTGGGTGCCCCGATCGTCGACACCCTGGTGGCCCTCGCCAAGGACATGCGCCGCACCGACGCGCAGAACGCCCGCCGCAAGGCGGCCCGCGCGGTGCCCAGGGCCACGCTGATGATCACCACCTTCATGGTCCCGGCCACGCTGATCCTGCTGGGCGCGGGCCTGCTGCTCGGGTCCGGCACGGACTTCGGGACGCTGACGGGGGAGTAG